From one Amycolatopsis sp. FDAARGOS 1241 genomic stretch:
- a CDS encoding triacylglycerol lipase: MRTRLRTKAAVLAVAAFAMAAFTAAPAQAAGGGNNDPSCRPSAAHPRPVVFLHGLGATSYEDLNFLQSAVAAKGYCTFSSTYGAYPEFPVVGGLRPIADSAGEIKQFIGQVLTETGASQVDLVGHSEGGFQSLYVTKTQGIADDIGAVVAIAPPTHGTTFAGLTKLAYLLGQGGRDAVGKALQTLGCPACDDLITDGSAVQTLTSGPIAQAGVRYTVITSRFDELVTPTHTAFVREPGVVNEYVQDTCPFDPVGHIGEAYDLNVWNLVTNALDPAHATKFFCTAGSPG, translated from the coding sequence ATGAGGACACGATTGCGGACGAAAGCGGCCGTGCTGGCCGTCGCGGCGTTCGCCATGGCCGCGTTCACGGCGGCGCCCGCCCAAGCCGCGGGCGGTGGGAACAACGACCCGTCGTGCCGCCCGAGCGCCGCGCACCCGCGGCCGGTGGTCTTCCTCCACGGCCTCGGCGCGACCTCCTACGAAGACCTGAACTTCCTGCAGTCCGCGGTCGCGGCCAAGGGCTACTGCACGTTCAGCTCGACCTACGGCGCGTACCCGGAGTTCCCGGTCGTCGGCGGCCTGCGGCCCATCGCCGACTCCGCCGGTGAGATCAAGCAGTTCATCGGGCAGGTGCTCACGGAGACCGGAGCGTCCCAAGTGGACCTCGTCGGCCACTCCGAGGGCGGCTTCCAGTCCCTGTACGTCACGAAGACGCAGGGGATCGCCGACGACATCGGCGCCGTCGTCGCCATCGCGCCGCCGACGCACGGCACCACGTTCGCCGGTCTGACAAAGCTCGCGTACCTGCTCGGCCAGGGCGGGCGCGACGCCGTCGGCAAGGCGCTGCAGACACTCGGCTGCCCCGCGTGCGACGACCTCATCACCGACGGCTCGGCCGTCCAGACGCTCACGAGCGGTCCCATCGCGCAGGCGGGCGTGCGCTACACCGTGATCACGTCGCGCTTCGACGAACTCGTGACGCCGACCCACACGGCGTTCGTGCGCGAGCCGGGGGTGGTGAACGAGTACGTCCAGGACACGTGCCCGTTCGACCCCGTCGGGCACATCGGGGAGGCCTACGACCTGAACGTCTGGAACCTCGTGACCAACGCCCTCGACCCGGCGCACGCCACGAAGTTCTTCTGCACGGCCGGTTCGCCGGGCTGA
- a CDS encoding TetR/AcrR family transcriptional regulator, whose protein sequence is MRTRPTRAETRRRVLDAAFEVFGEKGITATKLTEVAAAAGLTKGAVYSNFASKDELVLALMEEHAVHRLEASLVGFAAAGDGATALAEVAAVLMHEMRADAVWHRLLAEFFAMAHHDADRRAALRERRRAVRQTIAAALDRLAAGFEVTLPLPSGELAVVLLALSNGLAVEADIDEEAVPEGLLGRVLTLIAGEAVAKVRSAAESVAAQGDQRPRS, encoded by the coding sequence ATGCGCACGCGGCCGACCCGCGCCGAAACACGCCGTCGAGTCCTCGACGCGGCGTTCGAGGTGTTCGGCGAGAAGGGCATCACGGCCACGAAGCTCACGGAGGTCGCGGCCGCCGCGGGCCTCACCAAGGGTGCGGTCTACTCCAATTTCGCGTCGAAGGACGAACTGGTGCTGGCGCTCATGGAGGAGCACGCCGTGCACCGGCTGGAGGCCAGTCTGGTGGGCTTCGCGGCGGCCGGCGACGGCGCCACCGCTCTGGCCGAGGTCGCCGCTGTGCTGATGCACGAGATGCGCGCGGACGCCGTCTGGCACCGCCTGCTCGCCGAGTTCTTCGCCATGGCCCACCACGACGCCGACCGCCGCGCCGCCCTGCGCGAGCGCCGCCGCGCCGTCCGGCAGACCATCGCCGCGGCTCTCGACCGGCTCGCCGCCGGCTTCGAGGTGACACTGCCGCTGCCGTCCGGCGAACTCGCCGTGGTCCTGCTGGCGCTGAGCAACGGCCTCGCCGTCGAAGCCGACATCGACGAGGAGGCCGTCCCGGAAGGCCTGCTCGGCCGTGTGCTCACGCTGATCGCCGGCGAGGCTGTGGCAAAGGTGCGTTCAGCCGCGGAAAGCGTTGCCGCACAAGGCGATCAGCGACCCCGAAGCTGA
- a CDS encoding TIGR03621 family F420-dependent LLM class oxidoreductase, producing the protein MGKFKFGVSLRSVTSSFADQCRRAEELGYDAISVPDHLGAGRPAPFPALVAAASVTSRPLVGTLVSNLPFYNVALFARDVESTHVLTNGRLELGLGSGHMKAEFDEARLPWRNAADRIAYLRDGLAELRSRLGTVPRLLIAGNSDGVLALAAAEADVVGFAGLRQAPGKPPGTFVLDPAPAMDERVAYFRTLAGDRDVEYNLLVQRVVVTTDRRAAAEEWRSLTEPEPGVEELLETPQLLFGTVEEIVEQLVKRRERWGFSYLTVFDSMMEELAPVVAQLRGR; encoded by the coding sequence ATGGGGAAGTTCAAATTCGGTGTCAGCCTGCGGTCCGTGACGTCGTCGTTCGCCGATCAGTGCCGGCGAGCCGAGGAGCTCGGCTACGACGCGATCAGCGTGCCCGACCACCTGGGGGCAGGGCGGCCGGCGCCGTTCCCGGCGCTCGTGGCCGCGGCTTCGGTGACGTCGCGGCCACTGGTGGGGACGCTCGTGTCGAACCTGCCGTTCTACAACGTCGCGTTGTTCGCGCGGGACGTGGAGAGCACCCACGTGCTGACGAACGGCCGGCTCGAGCTAGGACTGGGATCCGGGCACATGAAGGCCGAATTCGACGAAGCGCGGCTGCCGTGGCGCAACGCCGCGGACCGGATCGCGTACTTGCGCGACGGCTTGGCCGAGCTGCGCTCGCGGCTCGGGACTGTGCCGCGGCTGCTGATCGCGGGCAACAGCGACGGGGTGCTCGCACTGGCGGCGGCCGAGGCCGACGTCGTGGGGTTCGCCGGGCTGCGGCAGGCGCCGGGCAAACCACCGGGCACGTTCGTGCTGGATCCGGCTCCGGCGATGGACGAGCGCGTCGCGTACTTCCGGACGCTCGCCGGCGATCGGGACGTCGAATACAACCTGCTGGTGCAGCGCGTGGTCGTGACCACCGACCGCCGGGCCGCGGCCGAGGAGTGGCGATCGCTGACGGAGCCGGAACCGGGCGTCGAGGAGCTGCTCGAAACGCCGCAGCTGCTGTTCGGCACCGTGGAGGAGATCGTCGAGCAGCTCGTGAAACGCCGGGAACGCTGGGGCTTTTCCTACCTCACGGTGTTCGACTCGATGATGGAGGAGCTCGCGCCCGTCGTCGCTCAGCTTCGGGGTCGCTGA
- a CDS encoding ribose-phosphate diphosphokinase produces MSPKSGTPKKNLMLFSGRAHQELAEEVAKHLNVTITPQTAHTFANGELFVRFEESVRGTDAFVIQAHTTPINEYVMEQLIMVDALKRASAKRITVVMPFYPYARQDKKHKGREPISARLIADLFKTAGADRIMTVDLHTAQIQGFFDGPVDHLMAQSVLADHIKATYGDADITVVSPDSGRVRLAEKWAQQLGDRPIAFIHKTRDPDKPNQAVANRVVGKVEGKLCVLIDDMIDTGGTIVKATEALIDEGAADVVIATTHGILSDPATERLSQCKAREVIVTNSLPIPEEKRFPGLTVLSIAPMLAEAIQQVFEDGSVTSLFDGAA; encoded by the coding sequence ATGAGTCCGAAGTCAGGTACGCCGAAGAAGAATCTGATGCTCTTCTCCGGCCGTGCGCACCAGGAGCTCGCGGAAGAGGTCGCCAAGCACCTCAACGTGACGATCACCCCGCAGACCGCGCACACGTTCGCCAACGGCGAGCTGTTCGTGCGGTTCGAGGAGTCCGTGCGCGGCACCGACGCCTTCGTGATCCAGGCGCACACCACGCCCATCAACGAGTACGTGATGGAACAGCTGATCATGGTGGACGCCCTCAAGCGCGCGAGCGCGAAGCGGATCACCGTCGTCATGCCCTTCTACCCGTACGCGCGGCAGGACAAGAAGCACAAGGGCCGCGAGCCGATCTCGGCGCGGCTCATCGCGGACCTGTTCAAGACCGCGGGCGCGGACCGGATCATGACCGTCGACCTGCACACCGCGCAGATCCAGGGCTTCTTCGACGGCCCGGTCGACCACCTGATGGCGCAGTCCGTGCTGGCCGACCACATCAAGGCCACCTACGGCGACGCGGACATCACGGTCGTTTCGCCCGACTCGGGCCGAGTTCGGCTGGCGGAGAAGTGGGCGCAGCAGCTGGGTGACCGGCCGATCGCGTTCATCCACAAGACGCGCGACCCGGACAAGCCGAACCAGGCCGTGGCCAACCGCGTGGTCGGCAAGGTCGAGGGCAAGCTGTGCGTGCTGATCGACGACATGATCGACACCGGCGGCACGATCGTGAAGGCCACCGAGGCGCTGATCGACGAGGGCGCGGCCGACGTCGTCATCGCGACCACGCACGGCATCCTGTCCGACCCGGCGACCGAGCGGCTTTCGCAGTGCAAGGCGCGTGAGGTCATCGTCACCAACTCCCTGCCGATCCCGGAGGAGAAGCGCTTCCCGGGGCTGACGGTGCTCTCGATCGCACCGATGCTGGCCGAGGCCATCCAGCAGGTGTTCGAAGACGGTTCGGTGACGTCGCTGTTCGACGGCGCGGCCTGA
- the glmU gene encoding bifunctional UDP-N-acetylglucosamine diphosphorylase/glucosamine-1-phosphate N-acetyltransferase GlmU, translating into MSGPLSTLILAAGEGTRMRSSTPKVLHPIAGRPLVEHAVRAAAGLNPEHLVVVIGHGREAVGAELARVGEALGREVTTAVQAEQKGTGHAVSCALHELPAGLTGTVLVSYGDVPLLDTGTLAALLAEHTGSGNAVTVLTAVVENPAGYGRIVRDAGGRVSSIVEHKDATPEQHEITEINSGVYAFDAAVLSDGLSRLSTDNAQGELYLTDVLGIAHHDGKGVGALVVDDPWVTEGVNDRVQLATLGAEYNRRIVRRWQREGVTVTDPNTTWIGADVTLSRDVTLEPNTQLKGTTSVGEGSLVGPDTTLVNVTVGAGASVVRVHADDSELGDGVKVGPYTYLRPGTKLGAKGKLGAFVETKNAQIGTGTKVPHLTYVGDATVGDHSNIGCSSVFVNYDGVNKHHTVVGSYVRLGADNTLVAPVRIGDGAYSGAGAVIRDDVPPGALALSAGPQRNVEGWAVRRRPGTPAAEAAEAALAASEDTAVSVSEAGNDGESPA; encoded by the coding sequence TTGAGCGGCCCGCTGAGCACGCTGATCCTCGCCGCGGGTGAGGGCACCCGCATGCGTTCCTCCACCCCGAAGGTGCTGCACCCGATCGCCGGGCGCCCCCTGGTGGAGCACGCCGTCCGCGCCGCGGCCGGCCTGAACCCCGAACACCTGGTCGTGGTCATCGGCCACGGCCGCGAAGCCGTCGGCGCGGAGCTGGCGCGCGTCGGCGAAGCGCTCGGCCGTGAGGTGACCACCGCCGTGCAGGCGGAGCAGAAGGGCACCGGCCACGCCGTGTCGTGCGCGCTGCACGAGCTGCCGGCGGGCCTCACCGGCACGGTGCTCGTGAGCTACGGCGACGTGCCGCTGCTCGACACCGGCACCCTCGCCGCGCTGCTGGCCGAGCACACCGGTTCGGGCAACGCGGTCACGGTGCTCACCGCCGTGGTCGAGAACCCGGCGGGTTACGGCCGCATCGTGCGCGACGCCGGCGGCAGGGTGAGCTCGATCGTCGAGCACAAGGACGCGACGCCGGAGCAGCACGAGATCACCGAGATCAACTCGGGGGTGTACGCGTTCGACGCCGCGGTGCTCTCCGACGGCCTGTCGCGGCTGTCGACGGACAACGCGCAGGGCGAGCTGTACCTCACCGACGTGCTGGGTATCGCGCACCACGACGGCAAGGGCGTCGGCGCGCTCGTGGTCGACGACCCGTGGGTCACCGAGGGCGTGAACGACCGCGTGCAGCTGGCGACGCTGGGCGCGGAGTACAACCGCCGCATCGTGCGCCGCTGGCAGCGCGAAGGAGTGACCGTCACCGACCCGAACACCACGTGGATCGGGGCCGACGTGACGCTGTCGCGCGACGTCACGCTGGAGCCGAACACGCAGCTCAAGGGCACCACGTCCGTCGGCGAGGGCTCGCTGGTGGGCCCGGACACGACGCTCGTGAACGTGACGGTGGGCGCGGGCGCGTCCGTGGTCCGCGTGCACGCCGACGACTCGGAGCTGGGCGACGGCGTGAAGGTCGGCCCGTACACCTACCTGCGGCCGGGCACGAAACTCGGCGCCAAGGGCAAGCTGGGCGCGTTCGTGGAGACGAAGAACGCACAGATCGGCACCGGGACGAAGGTGCCGCACCTCACCTACGTGGGCGACGCGACCGTCGGCGACCACAGCAACATCGGCTGCTCCAGCGTCTTCGTGAACTACGACGGCGTGAACAAGCACCACACAGTGGTCGGGTCCTATGTCCGGCTTGGTGCGGACAACACGCTCGTCGCGCCGGTGCGGATCGGTGATGGCGCTTACAGTGGAGCGGGTGCGGTGATCCGCGACGACGTGCCGCCTGGTGCACTTGCTTTGTCGGCGGGTCCGCAGCGCAACGTCGAGGGCTGGGCGGTCCGGCGCAGGCCGGGCACGCCGGCGGCGGAAGCGGCGGAAGCCGCCCTCGCCGCGAGTGAGGACACCGCCGTGTCCGTGTCGGAAGCAGGAAACGACGGGGAGTCGCCAGCATGA
- a CDS encoding diguanylate cyclase, protein MSDAWLVGRARELIAAVQRQEFDKQLEIVAIMDELLDETLRRGEPTLVAQLLRASAFARLVTRGLAAEAEPRLDEMLAHTRRHGLSLLRADAHALRGRRLVLAAQEDAALTEIARALAILDDSTIPDRQVGVRNWNRMQSMALIDCWIVLNQLGVYEAAEEVIGRAHQAIRESASPHEITLQLMNRVKMLLGWGLRLERIEQYDEAAEKFRTAASMAVAAEGPFAESLFPRKPGVAAVDQVGVLAAALALHNPAAEHVDRLWQMRQGHHFPHEQEIVAIALARCLDRAGRRDEALEVLRETREAMAKDLSQPSMRLNIARELARLDTTPDYGSGASQSLIDYATTLEAEMWTLRESQIATLNARREHERLSAEHGAITQQALQDPLTGLPNRRALDERLRTLASSADAQPLAVGLVDLDGFKGVNDKQSHAEGDNVLRVVASTLRDALRGDDVVARYGGDEFIVLLPGAPASAAKMALGRAVKSVAELPHHLSHGVTLSIGLVSLRPQERAEQVLARADAAMYEAKRGGGNQVASANSMAGDAGASWPAESVHADPSWGVEDPT, encoded by the coding sequence ATGTCGGACGCGTGGCTGGTCGGCCGAGCGCGTGAACTCATCGCCGCCGTCCAGCGGCAGGAGTTCGACAAGCAGCTCGAGATCGTCGCGATCATGGATGAGCTGCTCGACGAAACGCTGCGCCGAGGCGAACCGACACTGGTGGCGCAGCTGCTGCGCGCGTCGGCGTTCGCGCGGCTGGTCACGCGCGGGCTGGCGGCCGAAGCGGAACCACGGCTCGACGAGATGCTCGCCCACACCCGCCGCCACGGCCTGTCGCTGCTGCGCGCCGACGCGCACGCCCTGCGCGGGCGCCGGCTCGTGCTGGCCGCGCAGGAGGACGCCGCGCTCACCGAGATCGCCCGCGCGCTCGCGATCCTCGACGACTCCACGATCCCGGATCGCCAGGTCGGCGTGCGCAACTGGAACCGCATGCAGTCGATGGCGCTCATCGACTGCTGGATCGTGCTCAACCAGCTCGGCGTGTACGAAGCCGCCGAAGAGGTCATCGGCCGGGCACACCAGGCGATCCGAGAGAGCGCGAGCCCGCACGAGATCACGCTGCAGCTGATGAACCGCGTGAAAATGCTGCTGGGCTGGGGCCTGCGGCTCGAACGCATCGAGCAATACGACGAGGCGGCCGAGAAGTTCCGCACCGCCGCGTCGATGGCGGTGGCGGCCGAAGGGCCGTTCGCCGAATCGCTGTTCCCGCGCAAGCCCGGCGTCGCCGCCGTCGACCAGGTCGGGGTACTCGCCGCCGCGCTCGCGCTGCACAACCCGGCGGCCGAGCACGTGGACCGGCTGTGGCAGATGCGCCAGGGCCACCACTTCCCGCACGAGCAGGAGATCGTCGCCATCGCGCTCGCGCGCTGCCTGGACCGTGCCGGCCGCCGCGACGAGGCGCTCGAAGTGCTGCGCGAGACGCGCGAAGCAATGGCGAAGGACCTGTCGCAGCCGTCGATGCGGCTCAACATCGCGCGGGAGCTCGCGCGCCTGGACACCACACCGGACTACGGGTCGGGCGCGAGCCAGTCGCTCATCGACTACGCGACCACGCTCGAAGCCGAGATGTGGACGCTGCGCGAATCGCAGATCGCCACGCTCAACGCGCGCCGGGAGCACGAACGGCTGTCGGCCGAACACGGCGCGATCACCCAGCAGGCGCTGCAGGACCCGCTCACCGGGCTGCCGAACCGCCGCGCGCTGGACGAACGCCTGCGCACGCTCGCGTCGTCGGCCGACGCGCAGCCGCTGGCCGTCGGCCTCGTGGACCTCGACGGGTTCAAGGGCGTGAACGACAAGCAGTCGCACGCCGAAGGCGACAACGTGCTGCGCGTCGTCGCGAGCACGCTGCGTGACGCGTTGCGCGGCGACGACGTCGTGGCCCGCTACGGCGGGGACGAGTTCATCGTCCTGCTGCCGGGAGCGCCCGCGTCGGCCGCGAAGATGGCGCTCGGCCGTGCGGTGAAGTCGGTGGCGGAGCTGCCGCACCACCTGTCGCACGGCGTCACCCTGTCCATCGGATTGGTGTCGCTGCGGCCGCAGGAGCGGGCCGAGCAGGTGCTCGCGCGCGCGGATGCGGCGATGTACGAAGCGAAACGCGGGGGCGGCAACCAGGTCGCCTCGGCCAATTCGATGGCGGGCGACGCCGGCGCGAGCTGGCCTGCGGAAAGCGTCCACGCCGACCCCTCGTGGGGCGTCGAGGACCCAACGTAG
- a CDS encoding acyl-CoA desaturase gives MTATLDRSQPAGEPPAPKGPKPILDGKRGIGVQVSVYLGVLAPLVALLVAVPFAWGWGLTWVDVALFVVFYGVSGLGITVAYHRYFTHGSFKAKRWLRVVMAIAGSIALQGPVITWVADHRRHHAFSDRDGDPHSPWLFGTSPVAIARGFWHAHMGWLFERDKSNQTRFAPDLVKDKAIQKVDDLFWLWSLLSLALPALLGGLITWSFWGALTAFFWAGLVRICVLHHVTWSVNSICHMIGERPFTARDRSANFWPLAIFSFGESWHNLHHADPTSARHGVKRGQIDMSARLIWLFEKFGWVHDVRWPTPQRLARIAAE, from the coding sequence ATGACGGCCACCCTCGACCGTTCCCAGCCCGCTGGAGAGCCACCGGCCCCGAAGGGCCCCAAGCCGATCCTCGACGGCAAGCGGGGCATCGGAGTGCAGGTCTCGGTGTACCTCGGTGTGCTCGCGCCACTGGTGGCCCTGCTGGTCGCCGTGCCGTTCGCGTGGGGCTGGGGCCTGACCTGGGTCGACGTCGCGCTGTTCGTCGTCTTCTACGGCGTCAGCGGGCTCGGCATCACCGTCGCCTACCACCGGTACTTCACGCACGGATCGTTCAAGGCCAAGCGCTGGCTGCGCGTCGTGATGGCCATCGCCGGCAGCATCGCCCTGCAGGGGCCGGTCATCACGTGGGTCGCCGACCACCGCCGCCACCACGCCTTCTCCGACCGCGACGGCGACCCGCACTCGCCGTGGCTGTTCGGCACCTCGCCCGTCGCGATCGCCCGCGGCTTCTGGCACGCCCACATGGGCTGGCTGTTCGAGCGCGACAAGAGCAACCAGACCCGCTTCGCGCCCGACCTGGTGAAGGACAAGGCGATCCAGAAGGTCGACGACCTGTTCTGGCTGTGGTCCCTGCTGTCACTGGCCCTGCCCGCCCTGCTCGGCGGCCTGATCACGTGGTCGTTCTGGGGCGCGCTGACCGCGTTCTTCTGGGCCGGTCTCGTGCGCATTTGCGTGCTGCACCACGTGACGTGGTCGGTCAACTCGATCTGCCACATGATCGGCGAGCGCCCGTTCACCGCGCGTGACCGCTCGGCCAACTTCTGGCCGCTCGCGATCTTCTCCTTCGGCGAGTCGTGGCACAACCTCCACCACGCCGACCCGACGTCCGCCCGGCACGGCGTGAAGCGCGGCCAGATCGACATGTCCGCGCGGCTGATCTGGCTGTTCGAGAAGTTCGGCTGGGTGCACGACGTCCGCTGGCCGACCCCGCAGCGCCTGGCCCGGATCGCGGCCGAGTAG
- a CDS encoding HIT family protein produces the protein MDNALVNCVFCGLLESGSATWLSRGPHAAAFLPLPASALAPGHTLVVPREHCTGVLDATDAALHHTISLVRRVGDAMTRALGATGVNVLNASGPGSGQSVAHLHFHVVPRWPDDGTDLWPDRRSSHPATGDEHQRLARALNNP, from the coding sequence ATGGACAATGCACTGGTGAACTGCGTCTTCTGCGGTCTGCTCGAATCGGGGTCGGCCACCTGGCTCAGCCGCGGACCCCACGCCGCCGCGTTCCTGCCGCTGCCGGCGAGCGCGCTGGCGCCCGGCCACACGCTCGTGGTGCCGCGGGAACACTGCACCGGTGTGCTCGACGCGACCGACGCCGCTTTGCACCACACGATCAGCCTCGTGCGCCGGGTCGGCGACGCGATGACCAGGGCGCTGGGCGCGACCGGCGTCAACGTGCTCAACGCCAGCGGACCGGGTTCGGGGCAGAGCGTGGCGCACCTGCACTTCCACGTGGTGCCGCGGTGGCCGGACGACGGGACGGACCTGTGGCCGGACCGGAGATCGAGCCACCCGGCCACCGGAGACGAACACCAGAGGCTGGCTCGAGCGCTGAACAACCCCTGA
- a CDS encoding LysR family transcriptional regulator: MDVHSRDLRYFAAAAEELHFTRAAERLYVSQPALSKQIRMLERQLGAALFERDRRTVRLTPVGEALLPHARRVLAEWDAAHEAVVRAKAAQRETLVVGMSTSPGRGGLLPGVRSRFTGEHLHARITLRQIGWHDSTAGLADGSTDVAFVWLPVPGAQRYDWVVVAEEPRLVAMPAGHRLAGQSTVDFADLLDEPFLALPESAGPLRDYWLAPEARAGRAPVIGAEITSADETYEALVDGRGVCLIAAGNAPLLTRGDVVARPVRGVSPSRLALAWRKDDNRPLVHAYARAARLATQSVRTPE, encoded by the coding sequence GTGGACGTGCACAGCCGCGACCTGCGCTACTTCGCCGCAGCCGCCGAGGAGCTCCACTTCACGCGCGCGGCCGAGCGGCTCTACGTCTCGCAGCCGGCGCTGAGCAAGCAGATCCGCATGCTCGAGCGGCAACTCGGCGCGGCCCTGTTCGAACGCGACAGGCGCACGGTCCGGTTGACGCCCGTCGGCGAGGCGTTGCTGCCGCACGCCCGCCGGGTGCTGGCGGAGTGGGACGCCGCGCACGAAGCGGTCGTGCGGGCCAAGGCCGCACAGCGCGAGACGCTCGTCGTCGGGATGAGCACGAGCCCCGGCCGGGGCGGGCTGCTGCCCGGAGTCCGGTCGAGGTTCACCGGCGAACACCTGCACGCCCGGATCACGCTGCGGCAGATCGGCTGGCACGACTCCACCGCCGGGCTCGCGGACGGCTCCACCGACGTCGCCTTCGTGTGGCTGCCCGTGCCCGGCGCGCAGCGCTACGACTGGGTCGTGGTCGCCGAAGAACCACGGCTGGTCGCGATGCCCGCGGGACACCGGCTCGCGGGGCAGTCCACTGTGGACTTCGCCGACCTGCTCGACGAGCCGTTCCTCGCGCTGCCCGAGAGCGCGGGCCCGCTGCGCGACTACTGGCTGGCGCCGGAAGCGCGCGCCGGCCGGGCGCCGGTGATCGGCGCCGAGATCACGAGCGCGGACGAAACCTACGAAGCCCTCGTCGACGGCCGCGGCGTGTGCCTCATCGCGGCCGGCAACGCACCCCTGCTGACCCGCGGCGACGTCGTCGCGCGGCCGGTGCGCGGCGTGTCACCCAGCCGGCTCGCCCTGGCCTGGCGCAAGGACGACAATCGGCCACTCGTCCACGCCTACGCCCGTGCGGCCCGGCTCGCGACGCAAAGCGTCAGGACCCCGGAATGA
- a CDS encoding oxidoreductase, whose protein sequence is MNKVWLVTGANSGFGRAITDAAVADGDVVVAAARRPEALADVVAAHPDQAEAVALDVTDLAAVEATVASVLARHGRIDVLVNNAGRGHVGAFEETTDEELRSLFDVHVFGPAALVRAVLPHMRARRSGALVQMSSMGGQLSFAGVSAYSGTKFALEGLSEGLADEVNRLGIKVLIVEPGAFRTGLWGSTSHSDEIPDYADSVGPTRRLVVDADGTQPGDPAKAAAVILAALDAPDTPLRLALGADALDAISAHLEQVRADLAAWEAPARDTAFDNA, encoded by the coding sequence ATGAACAAGGTTTGGCTGGTCACCGGGGCGAACAGCGGCTTCGGCCGCGCCATCACGGACGCGGCGGTGGCCGACGGTGACGTCGTGGTCGCCGCGGCGCGGCGCCCGGAGGCGCTCGCCGACGTCGTCGCTGCGCACCCGGACCAGGCGGAGGCGGTGGCGCTGGACGTCACGGACCTCGCGGCGGTCGAGGCCACCGTCGCGTCGGTGCTCGCGCGGCACGGCCGGATCGACGTGCTGGTGAACAACGCGGGCCGCGGCCACGTCGGCGCGTTCGAAGAGACCACCGACGAGGAGCTGCGGTCGCTGTTCGACGTGCACGTCTTCGGTCCCGCGGCGCTCGTGCGCGCCGTGCTGCCGCACATGCGGGCCCGGCGTTCGGGCGCGCTCGTGCAGATGAGCAGCATGGGCGGGCAGCTGTCGTTCGCGGGTGTCTCGGCCTACAGCGGCACGAAATTCGCGCTGGAAGGGCTTTCGGAGGGGCTCGCCGACGAGGTGAACCGCCTCGGGATCAAGGTGCTGATCGTGGAGCCGGGCGCGTTCCGCACCGGTTTGTGGGGCAGCACGAGCCACAGCGACGAGATCCCGGACTACGCCGATTCGGTCGGGCCCACCCGCCGCCTCGTCGTCGACGCCGACGGCACGCAGCCCGGCGACCCCGCGAAGGCGGCCGCCGTGATCCTCGCCGCGCTCGACGCTCCGGACACCCCGCTGCGCCTGGCGCTCGGCGCGGATGCCCTCGACGCCATCAGCGCTCACCTCGAGCAGGTGCGGGCGGACCTGGCCGCGTGGGAGGCTCCCGCGCGGGACACCGCGTTCGACAACGCCTGA
- a CDS encoding TetR/AcrR family transcriptional regulator, producing the protein MTGSERRQQLLAVARALFAEKGFDGTSVEEIAARANVSKPVVYEHFGGKEGIYAVVVDRETQLLLDRMVNTLHGGHPRVMLEQAAIALLSYVEDSHDGFRILVRDSPVASSTGTFSTVLNDIAGQVEHILAQQFAARGYEEKLSALYAQALVGMVALTGQWWLDARKPKRDEVAAHLVNLAWNGLSHLEHKPRLLG; encoded by the coding sequence ATGACGGGGAGCGAACGGCGGCAGCAGCTGCTCGCCGTCGCGCGGGCGCTGTTCGCGGAGAAGGGCTTCGACGGCACCTCGGTCGAAGAGATCGCCGCCCGCGCCAACGTGTCGAAGCCCGTCGTGTACGAGCACTTCGGCGGCAAAGAGGGCATCTACGCGGTCGTCGTGGACCGCGAGACGCAGCTCCTGCTGGACCGCATGGTCAACACCCTCCACGGCGGCCACCCCCGCGTCATGCTGGAACAAGCGGCGATCGCCCTGCTCAGCTACGTGGAGGACTCCCACGACGGCTTCCGCATCCTCGTGCGCGACTCCCCGGTCGCCAGCTCGACCGGCACGTTCTCCACCGTGCTCAACGACATCGCCGGCCAGGTCGAACACATCCTCGCCCAGCAGTTCGCGGCGCGCGGCTATGAGGAGAAGCTGTCCGCCCTGTACGCCCAGGCGCTCGTCGGGATGGTCGCCTTGACGGGACAGTGGTGGCTCGACGCGCGGAAGCCCAAGCGCGATGAGGTGGCCGCGCATCTGGTGAATTTGGCGTGGAACGGCCTCTCTCACCTGGAACACAAACCGCGGCTGCTGGGCTAG